In the Emys orbicularis isolate rEmyOrb1 chromosome 3, rEmyOrb1.hap1, whole genome shotgun sequence genome, one interval contains:
- the PLN gene encoding cardiac phospholamban — protein sequence MEKVQHITRSAMRRASTIEVNPQTRQKLQELFINFCLILICLLLICILVMLL from the coding sequence ATGGAGAAGGTCCAGCACATAACCCGCTCTGCCATGAGGAGAGCCTCAACTATTGAGGTGAACCCACAAACACGCCAAAAGCTCCAGGAGCTCTTTATAAatttttgtcttattttaatATGCCTCTTGCTTATCTGTATCCTTGTGATGCTTCTCTGA